In one window of Ostrinia nubilalis chromosome 19, ilOstNubi1.1, whole genome shotgun sequence DNA:
- the LOC135080948 gene encoding protein piccolo, with protein MSMLKNGIPNRIQYRPALSRCNGGAVMADGGSGAADAEAGAGAGAGESAARGAALERAYVHDVYEQAGEDGDEAIRAPAPGVRTFLSELEPGSLVCDVGCGNGKYLSVNPAVYSVGGDRCTRLASHARHHSNEVVVCDNLCLPFRDESFDAVLSIAVVHHFATVERRAMALRELARVTRIGGRLLLTVWAMEHEGRNFHSQDVLIPWHRPATLCPPTPTPRFLSVDHDQNIESWKSRDGSPGSSSLSSPNETCYSFVRRALQKLAGRRSFLPSWGLARVPPRPCTGLEPPAADLPIELRRLDEALPPRLITQNSESSTMKSRSLTDIADVERRTLVRSRSSLPSLGGDENEPPPIEKPAPEIPEPRKKPRLVKQKKSINEDDADEDLDKPTDMKSMVEEMPNFKIHTYRLEPKKPGVFKQTSLNEELMSVERLREKEHLRKNIQKQASLNEEYLYRRPGALDSIRDSIFSTSATTAKKFQSLKNGLTSKFKTSTTNIDKVTVFVRMLQGWKNHGPVPEVPTPSDNNPATEKAVPERRHSREDGSDSSKDSSLQSDTSVDSEDSFASVIYVPKADGSGDPLSPTPLSPGPTSPRLKVSSVPTSPRMKSSPGLPSPRIKQAFPLIRPPASPSAVQPPTVNKILVAQYSLKNYSTSSSICAVPLKPQSKSQPNSPPKSESDDKVIKPELQQLINSNVSVEVFEEIDPIPPIKEEEETPTEVTKELIAEINKDIEEIHKLTEETNQLKPRVVLQDVKPYPKITLQTVAELPEIPQFKPKETNKSSSAPFPIVRTGKSEHVVKTRPTLMALELFNPATDDMDSDSSGVSSPDSVDSVISVVPDELRKTAQEKDLPNPNKLTTEPKIEETPSDKSPSTAPAPQAPHSLIEAVAEVAHSLDETCETVIQSSPRSKRKHLEKLESADAIAIIQGTSSSSSSSNWSLNKLSPGDLRILEDKSRSHTSSSGSSSSLERLSPGRRSKDRSPKQGSTSNSTWSLNRLSPNRPEGRSLDENLSRSHRSPTRFPYDSVSISSTDSEKSISKSESFNRIQNEPLVTCKSDMIAKEEEWVADQQDRSQHLTEFAEKLSEKLLQEIDQYSKRINEEDFDLPSSSSSEKSISLRLKREEEDRNTQKILDELSDSLQHLEDPYINKLSTEMHGLNKLSAELQERNKYIASMNDTQETDINKLFPKCGSKTKSKKRSKDVDPIINKYRELKKTMKVTSDEDIYLNNCANIQYNVKPVVSEEKPAEVETKNPDDDSAICSSNGNPEITIDSGTYDTSQSLETGYSLESEISIDSLCTSTDKRSSLKVGQSTDSSDLDKMEISPESITSRSSASTAPLKSGFSIESSDTSAGSDWSRRDKTGSTASLGCASLASLPSCSECSKERKLLETRSSSEDTATVPVPTRPGPHAPLLPSLSDGSDSLPSEGGAVTYHRYYHVFKRGELDQLIEKYVESLHVVSSYYDQASWCVIAEKVQVWTI; from the exons gcTGCGGCAACGGCAAGTACTTGAGCGTGAATCCGGCCGTGTACTCAGTGGGAGGCGACCGGTGCACGCGCCTGGCATCGCACGCTCGCCATCACAGCAATGAG GTGGTAGTATGCGACAACCTCTGCCTACCCTTCCGCGATGAGTCGTTCGACGCAGTGCTGTCCATCGCAGTGGTGCACCACTTCGCGACGGTGGAGCGGAGGGCCATGGCACTCAGGGAGCTGGCCAGAGTCACCAGGATCGGGGGAAGACTCCTCCTCACTGTGTGGGCTATGGAGCACGAAGGACGGAACTTCCATTCTCAG GACGTGCTGATTCCTTGGCATAGGCCAGCTACGTTGTGCCCGCCGACACCGACGCCTAGATTCCTGTCTGTCGATCATGATCA GAACATAGAGTCTTGGAAATCCCGAGACGGATCTCCAGGGTCATCCTCACTTTCGTCACCCAACGAAACCTGCTATTCATTTGTACGGAGGGCACTTCAAAAGCTCGCTGGTCGTCGTTCGTTTTTGCCTTCCTGGGGTCTAGCCAGAGTCCCACCACGACCTTGCACGGGGCTAGAACCACCGGCTGCAGATCTACCCATCGAACTCCGGCGTTTGGATGAAGCTCTACCCCCAAGATTGATCACACAAAACTCTGAAAGTTCAACAATGAAATCCAGAAGTTTAACTGATATCGCTGACGTCGAAAGGCGCACTCTTGTCCGCTCAAGGTCCAGTTTGCCCAGCCTAGGTGGCGACGAAAATGAACCACCTCCCATAGAAAAACCAGCGCCCGAAATCCCAGAACCTCGAAAGAAACCACGTCTCGTAAAACAAAAGAAGTCCATAAACGAAGACGATGCCGACGAGGACTTAGACAAACCCACAGATATGAAAAGTATGGTAGAAGAAATGcctaattttaaaatacatacgtATAGATTAGAGCCCAAAAAACCTGGAGTTTTCAAGCAGACGTCACTCAATGAAGAGTTAATGTCAGTAGAACGATTACGTGAGAAGGAACATTTGAGAAAAAATATCCAAAAACAGGCGTCTCTCAACGAAGAGTATCTGTATCGGCGACCGGGCGCTTTAGATTCAATACGTGACTCAATATTTTCTACATCAGCAACTACCGCTAAGAAATTCCAGTCCCTCAAAAACGGCCTCACTAGTAAGTTCAAAACATCTACAACGAATATAGATAAAGTAACGGTGTTCGTAAGAATGCTTCAAGGGTGGAAGAATCACGGGCCGGTGCCAGAAGTTCCTACGCCGAGTGACAATAATCCAGCAACTGAAAAAGCTGTGCCTGAGAGACGCCATTCTAGAGAAGATGGATCTGATTCCTCAAAGGATAGCAGTTTGCAGAGTGATACTAGCGTTGACTCGGAAGACAGTTTCGCATCTGTGATATACGTCCCTAAAGCAGACGGCTCAGGCGACCCACTATCGCCTACTCCTCTTTCACCCGGCCCCACCTCGCCTAGATTAAAAGTGTCGTCTGTTCCAACCTCCCCTCGAATGAAGAGCTCACCAGGCCTTCCTTCGCCAAGGATAAAGCAGGCTTTTCCTCTAATTCGTCCACCGGCGTCACCGAGTGCCGTCCAACCACCTACTGTAAACAAGATATTAGTCGCACAATACAGCTTAAAAAACTATTCTACCTCCAGTTCTATTTGTGCTGTACCATTAAAACCACAGTCAAAAAGCCAACCTAACTCTCCACCAAAATCAGAATCAGACGACAAAGTAATTAAGCCAGAACTTCAACAACTCATAAACAgcaatgtgtctgtagaagtcTTTGAAGAAATTGACCCTATACCGCCCATCAAGGAGGAAGAGGAAACACCAACAGAGGTAACGAAAGAGCTTATTGCCGAAATCAACAAAGACATAGAAGAAATACACAAACTTACAGAGGAGACAAATCAACTGAAACCAAGAGTTGTACTTCAAGATGTGAAACCGTATCCAAAAATTACACTGCAAACAGTGGCGGAGTTGCCAGAAATTCCACAATTTAAACCCAAGGAAACCAACAAATCTTCATCGG CTCCATTCCCAATCGTTCGCACAGGCAAATCCGAGCATGTAGTAAAGACAAGACCAACACTAATGGCTTTGGAACTGTTTAATCCAGCTACAGACGATATGGACAGCGATTCAAGTGGCGTCTCTTCCCCAGACTCCGTTGACAGTGTCATCAGCGTTGTACCAGATGAACTCAGAAAAACTGCACAAGAAAAAG ATCTACCAAACCCCAACAAACTCACAACAGAACCAAAGATTGAAGAAACACCTTCAGATAAGTCCCCTTCTACGGCACCCGCACCTCAAGCACCTCATAGTCTTATTGAGGCTGTAGCAGAAGTAGCACATTCCTTGGATGAGACCTGTGAAACCGTGATACAATCTAGCCCAAGGTCAAAACGGAAACATCTAGAGAAGTTAGAAAGCGCTGACGCAATAGCCATCATCCAAGGAACTTCAAGCAGCAGTAGCAGCAGCAATTGGAGTTTAAACAAACTATCTCCTGGAGATTTGAGGATATTAGAAGATAAGTCGAGATCTCATACAAGTTCTAGTGGAAGTTCTTCCAGTCTGGAACGTCTGTCACCTGGAAGACGATCCAAAGATCGgtctccaaaacaagggagtACGAGTAATTCAACTTGGAGCCTGAATCGATTATCTCCTAATAGGCCGGAGGGACGGTCATTGGATGAAAATTTGAGCAGAAGTCATAGGAGCCCCACTCGTTTCCCATACGATTCAGTTTCAATATCAAGTACCGATTCTGAAAAATCGATTTCTAAATCAGAAAGCTTTAATAGAATACAAAATGAACCCTTGGTAACGTGTAAATCTGATATGATAGCAAAAGAAGAGGAATGGGTAGCTGATCAACAAGATCGAAGTCAACATTTAACTGAGTTTGCTGAAAAACTAAGTGAAAAACTACTACAGGAAATTGATCAGTATTCTAAACGGATTAATGAAGAAGATTTCGACCTCCCTAGCAGCAGCAGTAGCGAAAAAAGTATATCGCTGAGACTTAAACGTGAAGAAGAAGATCGGAACACCCAGAAAATTTTAGACGAATTGTCAGACAGTTTACAACACCTAGAAGATCCCTACATAAATAAACTCAGTACGGAAATGCACGGTTTGAATAAATTAAGTGCTGAACTCCAGGAACGAAATAAGTACATAGCATCCATGAACGACACACAAGAGACTGATATAAACAAATTGTTTCCTAAATGCGGctctaaaactaaaagcaaaaagaGATCGAAAGATGTCGATCCAATCATTAACAAATACAGAGAACTCAAGAAAACTATGAAAGTAACAAGCGACGAAGACATTTATCTAAATAATTGTGCCAATATACAATACAACGTTAAACCAGTCGTCTCTGAAGAAAAACCAGCGGAAGTTGAAACCAAGAATCCTGACGATGACAGCGCTATTTGTTCCAGTAATGGAAATCCCGAGATCACAATAGACTCTGGGACGTACGACACAAGTCAGTCGCTTGAAACTGGTTACTCATTAGAATCTGAAATCAGCATTGATTCGCTGTGCACTAGCACTGACAAAAGGTCTTCACTGAAAGTCGGGCAGTCCACCGATTCGAGCGATCTAGATAAAATGGAGATCAGTCCAGAGTCTATAACTTCGCGATCCAGTGCCAGTACAGCGCCTCTGAAGTCAGGGTTTTCAATTGAATCAAGCGATACGTCGGCTGGTAGCGACTGGAGCAGGCGAGACAAGACCGGCAGTACTGCGTCTTTGGGCTGTGCTAGCTTGGCTTCACTGCCATCGTGTAGCGAATGCTCCAAAGAGAGGAAGCTGCTGGAAACACGCTCATCTTCGGAAGATACAGCTACCGTTCCAGTTCCTACTCGTCCGGGACCTCACGCTCCTCTCCTGCCATCTCTGAGCGACGGATCCGACAGCCTGCCATCTGAGGGCGGCGCTGTCACCTACCACAGATATTACCACGTCTTCAAGAGAGGCGAACTCGATCAACTAATCGAAAAATACGTGGAGAGTCTCCATGTGGTGTCCTCGTACTACGACCAGGCCAGTTGGTGTGTTATAGCAGAAAAAGTTCAAGTGTGGACCATTTAG